TGAATATATGCCAAAAAAGAACTAATTTTTACTATAACTATCTGAAATGCATACTATATAATGCTACCTTGTACATAACTTAAACTACCTTGTACATTTATGCGATAGCATTTAATGAACAATGGTTATATACAAGCATAAAGATTGATTTAATATTTCATATAATTGTAAATGGAGCAGGATAAAATAAGAGCCTTTTTGCATCAACTAACTATACAACATATTTTAATAACTGGTTCATAGTAATAAaaacatttagctcaaataacatgaatatttaaATAACATTTGCTTAAATAACAGTATCTGTATGTGTTTATATATAATGAACAGGAGTGTAAACTAATTATGCAAGTAAATAGAACAATTCAAATATGCTTAATATATTGCGAAATGTTCATAAACTTGTGTATGAATGAGCATACACATTACTGCcaatatgcatatatatcaaatccAATGTGTACACAAATGATTTAATTGAATGGGCATAAAAAGTACTGAGGATATGCATATAAATGAAATACAATAAGCATATTAGATAATTAAATAGATGTGAAAACAAATCATTAGATTAAATGTGCATAAAGAATACTGACTATATGCATGTATAATAAAACAAATGTGTAAACAAATAATTCAAGTGAATGTGTATAAATAGTACTGaggatatgcatatatatcaaatacaaataagcatatttgataataaaatagatgtgaaaacaaatcattaaagtaaatgtgcataaagaGTACTGACTATATGCATATATAATAAAACAAATGTGTAAACAAATGACTAAGGTGAATGTGCATAAACAGTATTGAAGATATGCATATATATTACATACAAAAAGCATATATGTGTTCCTTGGGTTGTATAAGAGTACTCTCTGCTAACTCATCAGTAAATACCTAATCCACAACCTTTGTCTAAATCTATGAATGTCGGACGATAGTGGGAATATAGAATAAATACATATGCCCTAATATCGGGGCTCCTAAACAAAAAAGAGATGCAATGCGCGATGCAATGACCCGATTATAGTGATGTCTAAGCGGATACAAATCACACATTTAGCTGGAGAATAAGGGTTACAATCAAATCCACTTCAATCGACCGATAGGCTTCAAAAAATCGACGACAAACTCGGTGTATTTCAATGTTGGATTACCTGAAACTTCTTGAATCGCGCTCCAATGCTGGGAGATTGAAGGATGTAAGGTGGAATGGAAGGGCGCTGGATTGGAGCGGCGGTGGATTGGCGCTGCGCTGGCGCGGAAATCGCCTGGGGAGTCGCCTGACGAAAGGAAAATCTGCGCGGCTGGGGTTTTCTTCAAATCGGCGCTGGTTTGTCTCCGTTGAATGCGCGACTACGGTTTTAGAAACAGGAAACGTAGGAGAGGTGGCTGGCTGACGGAGGTAACGACGTCGTGACTAGGACCTGTTGACTCGGTGTGGTTCAACCAAAATGCCCATGTTGACTAGCCTGGGCTTCCTCTATTATTGAAAGCTCagggctcttaatatataaactatattttaatatatatatatatatatatatatatatatatatatatatatatataacaacatatttaacaaaactaaaatatgtacatttGAGACTATGACTAATACGTACGTATAAAAGTTAAAAGTAAAATGTGTCTATGATATATGTATTTACGTATAGGTAACGAGATATAGAGAACATTGTTGGAGTGGGAGGAGATATAGAGGAAAAAATCTTTTAAAGAAAACTGTAGATGACATATATAGAAGACAAATTTAGAGAAtgttgctggagacagtctaagATCTCGTCTGATCTGTAACCAGGGGGTGTAAACGGATATCCGAACggttagaacaaatttaatattttaaaatagatatgtatgaaATTTGATGATAACCTCTTCTTATGTTACGAAGCACATTATTATAAATAAGAATAAATTTTTGTATAAATTATTTCATACGTTATTTGCTACAtacaacaaaaaaggtgaaaaaatATTTGTATCCGTATTTGATTTGTATCCgaaatttatatttattatttgagAAGATATATGATAGATTTGATGTTTATCTTTCATGAATTTTTACAAGCTCCatactaaaaacaagaatataaatttgcaTAGCAAATTCTATATTCTATTAATTCATAATCAAAGAAAAAAGACTAAAAAACTAATATCCGAATAAGATCCGTTTACACCCCGTAACACTGAAAAGGAACAAAAGGCTGAACCGAGAGTCCAATAAATCAGGCAGAAGCTGGAGCTCCTTGCCCTTTCTGCATGAAAATGATCACTTTTTTTATATGTTTGGTTTGAAGTTGTAGTACACGTCGCTTCTCCCCCTCTGAATTGTGATTGTGACGTTTTCCTTTTTCTGAACTCTGGACAACGCGCAGCACGTCGTCTGAAATTGTAACGCTGCAGAGCAACATCAAGAACCTTTGTAGTACCGCGGGCTGCATTCTCGCCGCCCTGTTTGTTTGTGAATCGCTGGAGTTTTCAGCAGCAGCTGGGTGTTGGTGTTGGCTCTTGATCTGGATCTTGCCTCCTTGCATCGTGGGTCTATGCCACGGCAGCGAAGCCGCGAATGATTAGTTTAAATGTCAGTTTTTAGATAAACAAATAGCGGGGATAGCTCAGTTGGGAGAGCGTCAGACTGAAGATCTGAAGGTCGCGTGTTCGATCCACGCTCACCGCATATATTTATTTCACTTTTGGCTCCCATTTTGAATCTTTTGAAGAATACAGAATACAAAATTGGCCCTGCTTTAAACATTTACACAACAGACAGTCGAAAGACATGTTATATATACTTTTCATAATTAATTTGGCCCTCATTTTTAATCTTTTGAATTGACAAATTTGGTCATGTTGTGCACATTTACACAATGGACAAAATCGAAAGCAATGATTTAGTTTGTCCCTCGTTTTGAATATTTTCAATAGACAAATTTGGTCCTGCGTTAAACATTTACACAGGAGAGGTCGCAAATAGCTGCGCGCATGCTAGGTTTTGCCGTTCACGAACGAGCGACAAGGTACTGTACATTAGTTTATTTACACTGATCCAAGTCATAGCTTTTCGATACCAAAATATTAATCTGTACAGCGATCTCCTCGTGTTTTCTAGTTATACATTGTACTTTCCCCCGATTTATTTGGAAGCACATGGTTACATCTGCCGTGGAAATCCTAACTACTACACAGAAATAGCAGCTTGCACAGATTGTAGTCATCTATAAGATTTTGTGAGGATTTACATCAGGACGTGTACACGTATAACTACATAACAAATTAGCAAGGGCGACAACAAACCTTAAGAGCTGATTTagtgggttgatttggtgacaagaggATCATAGAAGGATTAAAGGTGATTGAGGgcgaaattagtttatttcccctCAACGCCCTCCAATCCTTCCGTGATCCCATGTCACCAAATCAACTCTAAAACATAAGAATATACAGAACTTTCTGTTACAATTTCTTAAGGTCCACATTTAATTCTACTAACAACTTTTTAGTCAACTAAATATTACCTCTAGTCCATTCAAATAACACTAAACGTCACCGCTGACGCCCCTGGCCGGCCGGGAAAATAGAGAGGAAACACTGGTCCATCCATAAACAAAAACTAAACAAGCAGAAGCTGAAATTGCCATCAGATTGGGAGACTCACTTCACTCACTCGGGAGTCGGGTCCTCCTCGACTCAGCTCCTCCACAAACAAAGCCACCACCATCCCAACCCAAACACATCGGCCGACCACGGGCGCCGCCATGTCCACCGCTGACGCGGCGAGCCCGGCCCTGGCGCCGGACTGGGACGCGCCGGCGGGCGAAGGCCTGGCCCTGGCCCAGTTCGCCGCGGGCTGCTTCTGGAGCGTGGAGCTGGTGTACCAGCGCCTCCCAGGCGTGGCGCGCACGGAGGTGGGGTACTCGCAGGGCCACCGCCACGCCCCCACCTACCGCGACGTCTGCGGCAACGGCACGGGCCACGCCGAGGTGGTCCGCGTGCACTACGACCCCAAGGCCTGCCCCTACGACGTCCTCCTCGACGTCTTCTGGGCCAAGCACAACCCCACCACGCTCAACAGACAGGTGCGCGACCGTCTACTGaataaacacacacacacacaatctCTTGCGCGGTGGCGGCGCCGGCGCCAGCCTAGCTGATCGCCTGATCCTGTCGCCGGCGTCGCAGTCGCAGTCGCAGGGCTGGTTGGGGGCCCACTGCAACCAGTTGCCAGGTTCAATGGACCTGGTCACCTGGAACGGATACTATTTTCGATTCCGCTGCGCCTTTCGCAGCCGCTGAACGCGATCTATGTTTCTTTATTGCACCACGTAGCTAGTATCCCAAATTAGTTGACAAGTCAGCATATTAGCCAATGGTAGACCGTACGTAGACAAGACAGCATCAGTCGATGTCATGTGGAGGAGCATCGTGTTCGTGTCCATAAAAAACACTGTATGGTGTCAATAATATGGAACCTGGTCATTGACGTCAACATCCTAATTTAGTCGTTTAGACAGCCAAACGCTTGTTTCCCTAGTAATAGATAAGGCCCCGTTCTAAACCTTGTCAAGCTAATTAGGTTAGAGCAGCTAGCAATTAATAGCTATCGAGATATATATAACTAGCAATTAGTTGATCTATTAGTTGGTCCATTCTAAACCCTAAAACAAAAATAGAAGATCATAAAAAACTCTTAAAATTTTATAGAACACCTTATTATTTATTCTACCACGATATTAAGAGATAAAAACTACAAAATTCTATTCTTTTAATCGTGTGTATTAAATAAAACTAGTACAATAATACCTGCACATTGCCACGTCGCGCAAGAATAAATATTATATTTTATTTTAGCCAAAAGATATAAAAATGTATAAGTCAAATAGAACTCGACACTTTTTTTATAACTCGTTCGATGGTTCGTCCTCTTTTAACTATCGTGTGGTAATATATAGGAGTGTTGCGTTGTGAATGGTTTCCTGTCGTTTTGGGCTTGGATGCTCACGATGCATGTAGGCTTGGATGGTTTTCATGGCTCGTCTATAGAGTAACGACATATAAGTAGGGGAGAGAAATAGACATCAAAACTAGTGTTTTACAGGAGTAGAGACTTTCTGTTTTATACCGTTTATAGATAAATCATAACTTAATATTTTGATATATTAGTAGAGTAAAGCCTTGTTTGGAAcccctagagctaatagttacctAGCTAATAAATTATTAGCTAGGTTGAGCCGGCTAATGAACTACTCCCtctgtttctttttattagtcgctggatagtgcaattttgcactatctagcgactaataaaaagaaacggagggagtaattgTTAGTTGTGAGGTATCTAACAATTATCTACGGTACTAGTCGATGGTGTTTAGAACCCAACAACTAATTTTTAAtagctaactattagttttagagatgttccaaacagggcctaaataaCGAAGAAATTACTTTTTGGTAATTTCACGGAAGATCGACTGCACATCTTGCTTTCTCCTAATTAGTTAATTACTCGGTCCAATGTGACGCATTTCTCCGTGACGCCAGGGCAACGACGTCGGGACGCAGTACCGGTCGGGCATCTACTACTACACGGCAGAGCAGGAGACGCTGGCGCGCGAGTCGCTGGCTGCGAAGCAGAAGGAGTGGCAGGACGCGATCGTCACCGAGGTCCTGCCGGCGCGACGGTTCTACCCCGCCGAGGAGTACCACCAGCAGTACCTCGAGAAGGGCGGGCAGTCCGCCAAGAAGGGCTGCAGCGATCCCATCCGCTGCTACGGTTGAGTACCGACCGACCCCTGTCCGGAGCACCGAAGACGCCGTGAATGAACTGTGCTGCATCGATGCGTTGTACTACCTCCACCTCCGCTCTCGAATAGTTGTTGCCCGCTAGTTCATTTTATAACTAAACGAccataaataaaaaagaacggagggaaGATATTGTAACTAAAGTGTAAGATGACTTTTTTGTGTTGTGTATCGTACTACTGCTTGTTCAGAGATCTACGTTGATACAAATGATGCTTGTGCTGGAATAAACGCATGGGTCGTGCAGAGGCTATGTTGATGTTCAGTTTGTGCTGGGAAAACCGTGAAGGTTTAACGTTGAGAACAGGCACTTGCGTGCTTCACCTCACCTGTGAAGGTTTGTTTCATATAGCAGGATCGAAGCCCGGGCAGACACGACGGACCTTGCCAACTACGCACTAGCCAATGAGGCCTGATCCTTTTCCATGCGCATCGTGGCAGATGCCTAGCTAGCCGAGGAAGTCGAGGACGGGGACTATGTTCTTGCGCACGCTGCAGCCGAGAGCGACAGGGTATAGGCGGCGAGCCCGACAGGGTTACTCGTCGCGAGGGATGCCGTGAGATCTCTTCAACTTCCCCTGGCCGTCGAGCACCTATGGTCACAAATATATGATACTGTTATTTTTTTCGAAAACTTTAACCACTaatcttattcaaaatatttattcgaAAACTTAAAATTTTAAATCAATCATAAGTTACCTTATTTGATAAAACAAATCATAAAAAATAAATGATAAGTCATTattattttgaataagacgagtagTTAAAGTTTTTTAAGAGTCAAAgttgtcatatatttatgaacgaAGGTAGTATCAATCATCTTCATGTTTGTTTTAGGATAGTGACATTTATCTTATTATTTTTTTAATCCCAAAAGAGCGGTTAGAAGCTTCATATTGGTGATTGGTGGTTAGACGAAGCACATCGTAGCATCTGATGAAGCAGATAACAAGAAGACAAAGCAAGGGCCAAACAACGTGCACGTCTCTAAGAGGAAGAGATAGCGGCACACTCGATAGTCACTATAGATCACATATATATGATTTGAGGACATAAATTTAATTTTA
This portion of the Zea mays cultivar B73 chromosome 2, Zm-B73-REFERENCE-NAM-5.0, whole genome shotgun sequence genome encodes:
- the LOC100283982 gene encoding peptide-methionine (S)-S-oxide reductase; the encoded protein is MSTADAASPALAPDWDAPAGEGLALAQFAAGCFWSVELVYQRLPGVARTEVGYSQGHRHAPTYRDVCGNGTGHAEVVRVHYDPKACPYDVLLDVFWAKHNPTTLNRQGNDVGTQYRSGIYYYTAEQETLARESLAAKQKEWQDAIVTEVLPARRFYPAEEYHQQYLEKGGQSAKKGCSDPIRCYG